The following are encoded together in the Bombus pascuorum chromosome 10, iyBomPasc1.1, whole genome shotgun sequence genome:
- the LOC132911295 gene encoding tropomyosin-1 isoform X1, with translation MDAIKKKMQAMKLEKDNAMDKADACEGQAKEANMRADKVNEEVGELQKKLTQVEADLQANKQALDQANKDLEEKEKALTNAESEVAALNRKVQLIEEDLERSEERLNTATAKLAEASQAADESSRMCKVLENRAQQDEERMDQLTNQLKEARLLAEDADGKSDEVSRKLAFVEDELEVAEDRVKSGEAKIMELEEELKVVGNSLKSLEVSEEKANQRVEEFKRQLKTLTVKLKEAEARAEFAEKTVKKLQKEVDRLEDELGINKDRYKSLADEMDSTFAELAGY, from the exons ATGGACGCGATCAAGAAGAAGATGCAAGCGATGAAGCTTGAAAAGGATAATGCGATGGATAAAGCCGATGCCTGTGAAGGACAGGCAAAGGAGGCGAATATGCGTGCGGATAAGGTCAACGAGGAAGTAGGTGAATTACAAAAGAAGCTTACCCAGGTTGAAGCCGACCTTCAAGCCAATAAACAAGCCCTGGATCAGGCCAACAAGGAtctcgaagaaaaagagaaagctCTGACTAAC GCCGAATCCGAGGTCGCCGCTCTGAACCGAAAAGTACAATTGATTGAGGAGGACTTGGAGAGATCCGAGGAACGATTGAACACTGCCACTGCCAAGTTGGCCGAAGCTTCTCAGGCTGCCGACGAATCTAGCCG TATGTGCAAAGTATTGGAAAACCGCGCGCAACAGGATGAAGAGAGGATGGATCAGCTGACGAATCAACTGAAAGAAGCGCGTCTGCTTGCCGAGGACGCTGATGGGAAATCGGACGAAGTATCGCGAAAGCTGGCCTTTGTTGAAGACGAGTTGGAAGTCGCTGAGGATCGAGTCAAGTCTGGTGAAGC CAAGATCATGGAGCTTGAAGAGGAACTTAAAGTGGTCGGTAACAGCTTGAAATCTTTGGAAGTATCCGAAGAGAAG GCTAATCAAAGAGTCGAGGAGTTCAAGCGTCAGCTCAAGACCTTAACAGTGAAACTAAAGGAAGCTGAAGCTCGTGCCGAATTTGCTGAGAAAACTGTTAAGAAACTCCAGAAGGAGGTCGACAGGCTCGAAG ACGAATTGGGCATCAACAAGGATAGATACAAGTCACTCGCCGACGAGATGGACTCCACGTTCGCCGAATTGGCAGGATACTAA
- the LOC132911295 gene encoding tropomyosin-1 isoform X2, with product MDAIKKKMQAMKLEKDNAMDKADACEGQAKEANMRADKVNEEVGELQKKLTQVEADLQANKQALDQANKDLEEKEKALTNAESEVAALNRKVQLIEEDLERSEERLNTATAKLAEASQAADESSRMCKVLENRAQQDEERMDQLTNQLKEARLLAEDADGKSDEVSRKLAFVEDELEVAEDRVKSGEAKIMELEEELKVVGNSLKSLEVSEEKANQRVEEFKRQLKTLTVKLKEAEARAEFAEKTVKKLQKEVDRLEDILHQQKEKRKTICEELDKTFSELSGY from the exons ATGGACGCGATCAAGAAGAAGATGCAAGCGATGAAGCTTGAAAAGGATAATGCGATGGATAAAGCCGATGCCTGTGAAGGACAGGCAAAGGAGGCGAATATGCGTGCGGATAAGGTCAACGAGGAAGTAGGTGAATTACAAAAGAAGCTTACCCAGGTTGAAGCCGACCTTCAAGCCAATAAACAAGCCCTGGATCAGGCCAACAAGGAtctcgaagaaaaagagaaagctCTGACTAAC GCCGAATCCGAGGTCGCCGCTCTGAACCGAAAAGTACAATTGATTGAGGAGGACTTGGAGAGATCCGAGGAACGATTGAACACTGCCACTGCCAAGTTGGCCGAAGCTTCTCAGGCTGCCGACGAATCTAGCCG TATGTGCAAAGTATTGGAAAACCGCGCGCAACAGGATGAAGAGAGGATGGATCAGCTGACGAATCAACTGAAAGAAGCGCGTCTGCTTGCCGAGGACGCTGATGGGAAATCGGACGAAGTATCGCGAAAGCTGGCCTTTGTTGAAGACGAGTTGGAAGTCGCTGAGGATCGAGTCAAGTCTGGTGAAGC CAAGATCATGGAGCTTGAAGAGGAACTTAAAGTGGTCGGTAACAGCTTGAAATCTTTGGAAGTATCCGAAGAGAAG GCTAATCAAAGAGTCGAGGAGTTCAAGCGTCAGCTCAAGACCTTAACAGTGAAACTAAAGGAAGCTGAAGCTCGTGCCGAATTTGCTGAGAAAACTGTTAAGAAACTCCAGAAGGAGGTCGACAGGCTCGAAG ACATATTGCACCAGCAGAAGGAGAAACGCAAAACGATTTGCGAAGAATTGGACAAGACATTCTCTGAGCTTTCTGgctactaa